Proteins encoded together in one Temnothorax longispinosus isolate EJ_2023e chromosome 5, Tlon_JGU_v1, whole genome shotgun sequence window:
- the Lap gene encoding uncharacterized protein Lap isoform X19, with amino-acid sequence MAGQTINDRLLAARHSIAGQGLAKSVCKATTEEMIGPKKKHLDYLIHCTNEPNVSIPQLANLLIERSQNTNWTVVFKALITVHHMMCYGNERFTQYLASSNSTFQLNNFLDKSGVQAGIRVGYDMSPFIRRYAKYLNEKALSYRTVAFDFCKVKRGKEDGTLRTMNAEKLLKTLPVLQSQLDALLEFDCTANDLTNGVINMAFMLLFRDLIRLFACYNDGIINLLEKYFDMNKKQCRDALDLYKKFLIRMDRVGEFLKVAENVGIDKGDIPDLTKAPSSLLDALEQHLASLEGKKGSAANTPTQSASSNRTNVKSGVSALSSTSTAFGTAASNARLEQTGNGHIDEALRQQALAEEEAAMNQYKAKVQSPSSTSTNPFLSSPTNNANQPIVDLFGATSADSQQSSQKASDDLLQLAGNPFANMFGAQPAAGTAQPAAQMQNNMWMTNGTGFASTAPPANNNFVTDNSFSSVFGNQDQQSTGAPGTAASVPNPFMSDFPSLGTTGGQQVTNAGAFGLFDQNAGGVVGGESAQAAQTGTASAGDLFSAGQADLFGGDGSAAAAAMLRTPANGGDGDAAAAEVVASAAPSAAGKASSTATPPPRPPPPATAVAAANGAAPRGLSPTHGASHGRPAAAAAPAPSAGKSAFDDLNDSIRMALGGSPSRPAPMVQQQQAAVTAQQQPLQQQMPPAAAAGAGMFVMNDPATGQPMMTGAPIVGYGIPTQAQVPAGYGSPAKQPMSAAGQPVGAANTGKVLTGDLDSSLASLAQNLTINKSAQQQVKGMQWNSPKNAAKTGGSAGGWSPQPMAATTGAGYRPMGQGMTQLLPTTTTTIGFPSQPAMMFH; translated from the exons ATTTAATCCATTGCACCAATGAGCCGAACGTCTCCATACCGCAGCTCGCTAATCTCCTGATAGAACGCTCGCAGAACACAAACTGGACGGTAGTCTTTAAGGCCCTGATCACCGTGCACCACATGATGTGCTATGGCAACGAG AGGTTCACGCAGTATCTCGCGTCCAGCAACAGCACGTTTCAGCTTAACAATTTCCTGGACAAGAGCGGCGTACAAG CAGGAATACGCGTGG GATATGACATGTCACCCTTCATCAGGCGCTACGCCAAATACCTCAACGAGAAGGCTCTCTCCTACAGGACGGTAGCGTTTGACTTTTGCAAAGTGAAAAGAGG GAAGGAGGACGGCACTCTACGCACAATGAACGCCGAGAAACTCCTGAAAACTTTGCCGGTACTGCAGTCGCAACTCGACGCACTGCTGGAATTCGATTGCACGGCTAACGACCTCACGAATGGCGTCATAAACATGGCCTTCATGCTCCTCTTTCGAGATCTTATCCGGTTATTCGCCTGCTATAATGATGGCATCATTAATCTGTTAG AGAAATATTTCGACATGAACAAGAAACAATGTCGAGACGCTTTAGATCTTTACAAGAAGTTCCTCATACGCATGGACAGGGTCGGGGAATTTCTGAAAGTGGCGGAA aaTGTTGGCATCGATAAAGGAGACATACCAGATCTGACAAAG GCACCAAGCAGTTTATTGGATGCCTTAGAGCAACATCTCGCTTCCCTGGAAGGAAAGAAAGGATCTGCCGCGAATACGCCAACGCAATCAGCAAG CAGCAATAGAACCAATGTAAAGTCGGGAGTGTCCGCCCTGTCTTCCACCAGTACCGCGTTCGGAACAGCAGCCAGCAATGCGCGGCTCGAGCAAACCGGGAACGGCCACATCGACGAGGCGTTGCGACAGCAAGCTCTCGCGGAAGAGGAAGCCGCCATGAATCAATACAAG GCAAAAGTACAATCGCCGTCAAGTACTAGCACGAATCCCTTCCTCAGTTCGCCGACCAATAACGCTAACCAACCGATAGTGGATTTGTTCGGCGCAACATCAGCCGACAGCCAG CAATCTTCTCAGAAGGCGTCGGACGATCTGCTGCAGCTGGCAGGCAATCCGTTCGCGAACATGTTTGGGGCGCAACCGGCCGCAGGAACCGCGCAGCCCGCCGCTCAGATGCAGAACAACATGTGGATGACCAACGGTACTG gtTTCGCGTCAACTGCGCCACCGGCAAATAATAACTTTGTTACAGATAATAGTTTTTCCTCCGTATTCGGAAATCAAGATCAACAATCCA CTGGTGCCCCAGGAACGGCCGCGTCCGTACCTAATCCCTTCATGTCCGATTTCCCGTCCCTCGGTACCACTGGTGGGCAACAGGTGACGAACGCGGGCGCTTTCGGGCTCTTCGATCAGAATGCCGGCGGTGTTGTTGGCGGTGAATCGGCGCAGGCAGCGCAAACGGGGACGGCGTCAGCCGGAGACCTTTTCAGTGCCGGTCAAGCGGATCTCTTCGGGGGTGACGggtccgccgccgccgccgcgatgCTGAGGACCCCCGCGAACGGCGGCGACGGGGATGCTGCGGCGGCCGAGGTGGTGGCGTCGGCGGCACCTTCTGCCGCCGGGAAGGCATCGTCCACGGCTACGCCGCCACCTAGACCACCGCCACCTGCGACCGCTGTTGCCGCCGCGAACGGTGCCGCACCGCGTGGATTGTCTCCGACCCACGGAGCGTCACATGGTAGGCCAGCGGCGGCAGCGGCCCCGGCCCCCTCTGCTGGCAAGAGCGCCTTCGACGATCTCAACGACAGTATCCGCATGGCACTGGGTGGGTCTCCGTCGCGGCCGGCGCCCATGGTGCAGCAGCAGCAAGCTGCGGTGACCGCGCAACAACAGCCGCTGCAACAACAAATGCCgccggcagcggcggcgggcGCCGGTATGTTCGTTATGAACGATCCCGCGACCGGGCAACCCATGATGACCGGTGCGCCGATCGTCGGCTACGGTATCCCTACCCAAGCCCAAGTCCCCGCGGGGTACGGTTCGCCGGCAAAGCAGCCGATGTCAG cCGCGGGGCAACCGGTCGGTGCAGCTAACACCGGCAAGGTCCTGACCGGAGATTTGGACAGCAGTCTAGCCAGCCTTGCGCAAAATTTAACCATCAATAAGAGCGCGCAGCAGCAAGTCAA AGGAATGCAGTGGAACTCACCGAAAAATGCTGCAAAAACAGGCGGTTCGGCCGGCGGATGGTCACCGCAGCCAATGGCAGCTACTACTGGCGCCGGATATCGGCCCATG GGCCAGGGAATGACGCAATTGCTACCTACGACCACCACGACTATAGGTTTTCCCTCGCAGCCCGCGATGATG TTTCACTAG